CCACGACTCCGCCGTCCACGCGCAATGCGGCGCCGGTTGTGGCCGAGGCTTGCGGGGAGCAGGCATAGACGATCATGTTGGCGACTTCTTCGACGCTGGCGGCACGCTGGATGATCGAGGTGGAACGGTGTGTCTTGACGAAGTCCGCTGCCACGGCTTCGGCGGATTGCCCCGAGCTTGCCATGGCATCCTTGAGCATGTCGGTGACGCCCTCCGACAGCGTGGGGCCGGGCAGTACCGCGTTGACGGTCACGCCGGTACCGGCAAGCCGCTTGGCCAGCCCGCGCGAGACTGCCAGTTGCGCGGTCTTGGAAAAGCCGTAGTGGATCATGTCGACGGGGATATTCAGTGCCGATTCCGACGAGACGAACACGATTCGTCCCCATTTGCGCCCGGCCATGGATGGCGCATAGGCCCGTGACAGCCGCACGCCCGACATGACGTTGGTTTCGAAGAAGCGGGTCCACTCGCTGTCGGGCGTCTCAAAGAAGTCCTGCTGCTGGAAGATGCCAAGGTTATTGACCAGCACATCCACCCGGGGATGGGCCGCCACCAGCCGGGCGCAGACCTCGGGGTCGGTTAGGTCGCCGACGAAGCCCGTCACGTCAGCGCCGGCAACGGCGGCGCGCAGCGCTTGCAGGGCCTTGTCCACCGTGGCCTCGCTGCGCCCGTTGAGGATGACGCTGGCGCCCGCGCCAGCGAGTCCCTTGGCCGTTGCGAAGCCGATGCCGGCGGTGGATCCTGAAACAAGGGCGATCTTGCCCGTGAGATCAATCTTCATGGCTATTCCTTGGGAGGCCTGCCGAGCGCAGGCCGACTGACCTAGTGTATGGGCTCCATGGAATTCGGCAAGGCCCGTCCCTTAGAGGCCATTTCCAAAAGATGCTGGCGTCGTTGCGCGGCCTTGGCCTTGAGGTAAGGGGGCGATGTTGGTTTTTGGACCCAAGGGTCCAAAAACCAACGCCGCTAAAGGAAACAACGACCAACCCCGCAGGGGGATGTTCGGCCGGCTGGGCCGATGCGAGCAAAGTCTCCACATTGACTCTGGTTTCTGTTCGAGAACACGGAGGGTGTCCTAATTTTCATCACCTTGAAAGGGGTGCCTCTCAGGCAGCCACGCGCACCAGTTCCACCCGCCGGTTCTTGCCGCGGCCTTCCTCGCTGGCATTGTCGGCAATCGGCTTGCTGGCGCCAAAGCCCTCGGCACGCACGCGGGACTTGTCGACACCCTTGGCAATCAGTGCGGCGGCTACGGCTTCGGCGCGCTTCTTGGACAATTGCTGATTGTGTTTTTCATCGCCGACATTATCGGTGTGCCCATCGATCGACAGCTTAAGCGTAGGCGCCTTGTCCAGGAGCTTGCCGATTTCGTCGATGACCGGCTGGTCGTCCTGGCGGATGGCCGCCTTGTCGGTATCGAAATTCAGGTACAGCGCGATATGGCCCTTTTCATCGAGTGCCTTTTGCATGTCGTCGGCCTTGACCAGGCCCACCACGGTCTTCATCTGGCCTTCCGTGACCGTGATGATCTGGGTGTAGCCGCCACCGACAAGCAGGCCGATCCAGACGTTGCCTTCCGGCTTGCGGATCAGGTAGTAGTCATAGCTGTCGGGGCTCATCGCCGCGCGCAACTTGTTGACGACCAGGTCGCCCAGGTCGTTGTTGTTCTGGGCCAGCATGGCGGGGTTGGTCGGCAGCATGGTGCTGACCTTGACGCCGCCCAGCGCCTTGATGACCGCTTCGTAATTGCGTTGCGCGGCGAGGTCGGACAGCTTCGCGTCCGAGTTCATGAAATGCCGGTTTTCGTAGCGTCCTTCGACCGGCAGGAGCTGGCTGCCGGCGATCACATAGATGCGGTCGAATTCGGAGCTTTTAACGAACTTGTGGCCGTCGATCAGCCCGCTTGGCCAGTCGATATAGGGGAAGGGCGGCAGATCGGCAGTGGACATCGGCACGCTCGCGATATCGAACCTGGCGGCGGCCGGGGCTGCGGCCGATGCGGCGGCAGGAGCTGGTGATGCGGCTGCGGGAGCCGCGGCCTGGTCGCTGGCCGGCGCAGCCGCGTCATGTTTTTTCTTGCAGCCCGACAGCGCGAGTACGCCGACGAGTGCAACGGTACAGCCGACTTTCAACCATGCTTGCATATTGTCCGATCCCTGTGTGTTTTCAGGTCGATGAAACCCGACCCGTTGGTAAATTCGCAGAGCTGGATTCTACGCGGGTTTGGTGTCAAAGCCGCGTCGATGTGGCGAAAGCCTCACCGGGCTCGCATGCCTTCCGGGCCGGCTTGCCGGCCCGCCTGGGCGCGCTCTTTCGGTCCACGTACAATCGCTGTTTTTACTTGATCCCAAGGGTCCCACATGACCACTATCGGCACCCCACTCTCGCCTGGCGCGACCAAAGTCATGCTGCTGGGCGCCGGCGAGCTCGGCAAGGAAGTCCTGATCGCGCTGCAACGCCTCGGCGTTGAAACGATTGCGGTGGACCGCTATGCCGATGCGCCAGGCCAGCAGGTGGCGCACCATGCGCGCACGATTTCCATGAGCGACCCGGACCAGCTCAAGGCGCTGATCGAGGCCGAGAAGCCGGACCTGGTGGTGCCGGAGATCGAGGCCATTGCCACGCAGATGCTGGAGACGCTGGAAGCCGCCGGCGTGGTGCGCGTCATCCCCACGGCGCGCGCGGCGCGCCTGACCATGGACCGTGAAGGCATCCGCCGCCTGGCCGCGGAGACGCTCGGCGTGCCCACCAGCCCCTACAAGTTCTGCGACTCGCTGGAAGAGCTGCAGGCGGCCATCGATGGCGGCATCGGCTACCCGTGCGTGGTCAAGCCGGTGATGAGCAGTTCCGGCAAGGGCCAGAGCAAGATCGACGGCCCCGCCGACGTCAAGGCCGCATGGGACTACGCCATGGCTGGTGGCCGTGTCAGCCACGGCCGCGTGATCGTGGAAGGCTTCATCGACTTCGACTACGAAATCACGCTGCTGACGGTGCGCGCGATCGGCGCCGACGGCCAGGTGCAAACGCAGTTCTGCGAGCCGATCGGCCACGTGCAGGTCAGCGGGGATTACGTGGAAAGCTGGCAGCCGCATCCGATGCATCCGGCCGCGCTGCAAAAATCCCAGCAGATTGCGCAGGCGGTCACCGCCAACCTGGGCGGGCAAGGACTGTTCGGCGTGGAACTGTTCGTCAAGGGCGAGCAGGTCTGGTTCAGCGAAGTCAGCCCGCGTCCGCATGACACCGGCATGGTGACCATGATCACCCAGTGGCAGAACGAGTTCGAGCTGCACGCGCGCGCCATTCTCGGCCTGCCGGTCAGCACCGCGCTCAAGAGCCCGGGCGCCAGTGCGGTGATCTACGGCGGCGTGGATGCCAAGGGCGTGGTGTTCGACGGCGTGGACGAGGCGCTGCGCGTGCCGCAGACCGAGCTGCGCCTGTTCGGCAAGCCGGAGAGCTTCACCAAGCGCCGCATGGGCGTGGCGCTGGCGTACGACGCCGACGTGGAAGCGGCCCGCGTGCGCGCCAAGGATGCGGCCGGACGTGTGAAGCCGCGCGTGGCAGGCTGAGCGTATTGCGCGAGGAGGGAGAGAGCCCGCGCGCGCGCTCGGTATCAGCCCTCCCAATCCTCGACGCGCAGGCCAGGTACGCGTTGAAACTCGCGGGTGTTGTGGGTGACAAGTGTCAGGGCTCGGGCGCGGGCCTGGCCCGCAATCAGTACATCGTAAGGGCCAATTGGTGTGCCGGCTGTGGCTAGCGCCGCTCGCAACTCACCGGCGTGACGCGCATCTTCGCGGTCGAAATCCAGCACCTCGAATTGCAACCCTTCGACCCGAGCGAGGTTTTCCGTGGCGCGTTGGCTCTTGAACGCGCCATAGAATAGCTCGTGCGCCACAATGGCCGGGATGCCGAAATCTTGCGGCTGGTGTTGCCGCAATCGATTCAGAAAGCCTGCGTGACCTCTCAGGAGTGCAATGACGGCATTGCTGTCGAGCAGGAATTTCACTTAAAAAAATCCAGTTCTGGCCGGCTCTGATCTGCGGGCTGTTCGCTTGCCGCCTGCGCGAAGTCTTCGTCCAGCGGGCCGACGATGGGATCCAGCCACGCCCAATCGCTGGCAATAGGCTCCAGGATGACGGCGTTGCCATGGCGGCGAATGCGCACCTCGCTTGCCTCGAAACGGAAGTCTTTCGGCAAGCGTACGGCTTGTGATCGCCCAGACCAGAAGATTTTCGCGGTATCCATGCCGCACTCCTGTTGAGTGAGATATGCCAAAAGTATATGCCGGAGTGCCGAGGCGTTCAATAGCGATTAGTGATTTATGATGCCTATTGATTGGCCTCTACCAGCCGAATTCGTTCAGACACTGCATTCCCCAATCACATCCCATGGAGCCAACCGTCATGACCCTGCATATCGGCATTGTTGCCTGTTCCGCCGAAGGCGCT
The Cupriavidus basilensis DNA segment above includes these coding regions:
- a CDS encoding SDR family NAD(P)-dependent oxidoreductase, whose protein sequence is MKIDLTGKIALVSGSTAGIGFATAKGLAGAGASVILNGRSEATVDKALQALRAAVAGADVTGFVGDLTDPEVCARLVAAHPRVDVLVNNLGIFQQQDFFETPDSEWTRFFETNVMSGVRLSRAYAPSMAGRKWGRIVFVSSESALNIPVDMIHYGFSKTAQLAVSRGLAKRLAGTGVTVNAVLPGPTLSEGVTDMLKDAMASSGQSAEAVAADFVKTHRSTSIIQRAASVEEVANMIVYACSPQASATTGAALRVDGGVVDTIA
- the purT gene encoding formate-dependent phosphoribosylglycinamide formyltransferase — encoded protein: MTTIGTPLSPGATKVMLLGAGELGKEVLIALQRLGVETIAVDRYADAPGQQVAHHARTISMSDPDQLKALIEAEKPDLVVPEIEAIATQMLETLEAAGVVRVIPTARAARLTMDREGIRRLAAETLGVPTSPYKFCDSLEELQAAIDGGIGYPCVVKPVMSSSGKGQSKIDGPADVKAAWDYAMAGGRVSHGRVIVEGFIDFDYEITLLTVRAIGADGQVQTQFCEPIGHVQVSGDYVESWQPHPMHPAALQKSQQIAQAVTANLGGQGLFGVELFVKGEQVWFSEVSPRPHDTGMVTMITQWQNEFELHARAILGLPVSTALKSPGASAVIYGGVDAKGVVFDGVDEALRVPQTELRLFGKPESFTKRRMGVALAYDADVEAARVRAKDAAGRVKPRVAG
- a CDS encoding OmpA family protein, producing MQAWLKVGCTVALVGVLALSGCKKKHDAAAPASDQAAAPAAASPAPAAASAAAPAAARFDIASVPMSTADLPPFPYIDWPSGLIDGHKFVKSSEFDRIYVIAGSQLLPVEGRYENRHFMNSDAKLSDLAAQRNYEAVIKALGGVKVSTMLPTNPAMLAQNNNDLGDLVVNKLRAAMSPDSYDYYLIRKPEGNVWIGLLVGGGYTQIITVTEGQMKTVVGLVKADDMQKALDEKGHIALYLNFDTDKAAIRQDDQPVIDEIGKLLDKAPTLKLSIDGHTDNVGDEKHNQQLSKKRAEAVAAALIAKGVDKSRVRAEGFGASKPIADNASEEGRGKNRRVELVRVAA
- a CDS encoding type II toxin-antitoxin system VapC family toxin encodes the protein MKFLLDSNAVIALLRGHAGFLNRLRQHQPQDFGIPAIVAHELFYGAFKSQRATENLARVEGLQFEVLDFDREDARHAGELRAALATAGTPIGPYDVLIAGQARARALTLVTHNTREFQRVPGLRVEDWEG
- a CDS encoding antitoxin, with protein sequence MDTAKIFWSGRSQAVRLPKDFRFEASEVRIRRHGNAVILEPIASDWAWLDPIVGPLDEDFAQAASEQPADQSRPELDFFK